The following proteins are encoded in a genomic region of Paenibacillus antri:
- a CDS encoding exonuclease domain-containing protein yields the protein MKDQNRPPTGMWSLYKMGGITPAINSVFNPQNAQQMAFLRQVMKRQRKDFIMETPLSEVEVVVFDLETTGFHAGGGDEILSFGAIAVKGDEIREEETFYTLVNPERSIPPNIETLTGITADDVREAPSVMDGLRRFFEFVDRRILVAHASAHDKQFLNAALWRTSKVHMTHRVLDTIMIAKWLEPKRQDYSLDALLEEHGIPVTVRHHALEDSRMTARLWVSFLRRVQDRNIHTLGELYAYLSQT from the coding sequence ATGAAGGATCAGAATCGACCCCCGACGGGCATGTGGTCTCTGTATAAGATGGGCGGCATCACGCCGGCGATCAACTCCGTCTTTAATCCGCAGAACGCGCAGCAGATGGCGTTCCTTCGGCAGGTCATGAAGCGGCAGCGGAAGGACTTCATTATGGAGACGCCGTTATCCGAGGTCGAGGTCGTCGTGTTCGACCTCGAGACGACGGGGTTCCATGCGGGCGGCGGGGACGAAATTTTGTCGTTCGGGGCGATCGCGGTGAAGGGCGACGAAATCCGCGAGGAGGAGACGTTCTATACGCTCGTCAACCCGGAGCGTTCGATTCCTCCGAACATCGAGACGCTGACGGGCATAACGGCGGACGATGTCCGCGAGGCGCCGAGCGTGATGGACGGACTGCGGCGGTTTTTCGAATTCGTGGATCGGCGCATTCTCGTGGCGCATGCATCGGCGCACGACAAGCAATTCTTGAATGCGGCGTTATGGCGAACCTCGAAGGTACACATGACGCACCGGGTGCTGGACACGATCATGATCGCGAAGTGGCTGGAGCCGAAGCGGCAGGACTATTCGCTGGACGCGCTGCTCGAGGAGCACGGCATCCCGGTGACGGTCCGCCACCACGCGTTGGAGGATTCCCGCATGACCGCGCGCCTTTGGGTGTCGTTCCTAAGGCGCGTGCAGGATCGGAACATCCATACGCTCGGGGAATTATACGCGTATTTAAGCCAAACGTAA
- a CDS encoding DUF294 nucleotidyltransferase-like domain-containing protein: MHQWLEKEREASQASALADLRSLRDDVHDAFGASMTGGVEAAETINRLHDAFIRRSLAIAEERVRASYPGVPPVSSFAVLLFGSGGRKEQTLWSDQDNGIVYEPKSGADPAEAERYMGELGEAFRASLETVGYPPCEGGVLVTNPAWRRTTTAWRETLHSWIETPEFETVRHLLIMADARPIYGNEFLASALRTELASRIEAHRSTILPRMVQNTLRYKVLVGFLGNLLTEPYGEDAGGIDIKYGAYIPMVNAIRLLSLAHRIPATSTLERIDALAQCEGMRPDLVRDWKEAFRTVLKFRAMTPFRIEDGKYTTRGVLSAKLLTKDVKRELKDALRVGAELQRRVKKTFGTEGHL; the protein is encoded by the coding sequence ATGCATCAGTGGTTGGAAAAAGAGCGCGAAGCGTCGCAAGCGTCGGCCTTGGCCGACCTGCGATCGCTCAGAGACGACGTCCACGATGCATTCGGCGCCTCTATGACGGGCGGCGTCGAAGCGGCGGAGACGATCAACCGGCTGCACGACGCCTTCATCCGCAGATCGTTAGCCATTGCCGAAGAACGGGTTCGAGCGTCCTATCCGGGCGTTCCGCCCGTTTCTTCGTTTGCGGTGTTGCTCTTCGGCAGCGGAGGAAGGAAAGAGCAGACGCTGTGGAGCGATCAGGATAACGGGATCGTCTACGAGCCGAAGTCGGGGGCCGATCCCGCGGAGGCGGAACGGTACATGGGCGAGCTCGGCGAAGCGTTCCGCGCTTCGCTCGAGACGGTCGGATACCCGCCTTGCGAAGGCGGCGTGCTCGTTACGAATCCGGCCTGGCGCCGAACGACGACCGCCTGGCGAGAGACGCTGCATTCGTGGATCGAGACGCCCGAGTTCGAGACGGTGCGGCATCTGTTGATCATGGCCGACGCGCGTCCGATCTACGGCAATGAATTTCTGGCGTCCGCGCTGCGAACCGAGCTCGCGAGCCGGATCGAGGCGCATCGTTCGACGATATTGCCTCGCATGGTTCAGAACACCTTGCGTTATAAGGTATTGGTCGGGTTCCTCGGCAATCTGCTGACGGAGCCGTACGGGGAGGACGCCGGCGGCATCGACATCAAATACGGCGCTTACATTCCGATGGTGAATGCGATTCGGCTGCTCTCCCTCGCGCATCGCATTCCGGCGACGTCGACGCTGGAGCGGATCGACGCGCTCGCGCAGTGCGAGGGCATGCGGCCCGATCTGGTTCGGGATTGGAAGGAGGCGTTCCGCACGGTGCTGAAGTTCCGGGCGATGACGCCGTTCCGCATCGAGGACGGCAAGTATACGACGAGAGGCGTTTTATCCGCGAAGCTGCTCACGAAAGACGTGAAGCGAGAGTTGAAGGACGCCTTGCGCGTCGGCGCGGAGCTGCAGCGCAGGGTGAAGAAGACGTTCGGTACGGAGGGGCATCTATGA
- a CDS encoding ammonium transporter, whose amino-acid sequence MLKKVLTAVGAMSLLFPTLAFASEGPSSTMLDMGLNTIWLMLSFILVLLMQGGFILLETGSTRMKNAGHVAGKTIFTVGLGTLVFWAVGYGFIWGENSNAFFATGSFFFSPPIGAEEGYPASIDFLFQLAFAMISLTIAFGGFAERAKLSVYVLFSILFTALVYPIIAHWIWGGGWLTGHKQDFAGSTVVHLTGAAAALAATMLLKPRIGKFNKDGTANEIHGHNQVFTALGVLLLWVGWFGFNAGSTLSVGDGFLGYVGFTTIIATGAGAVAAMFISWLSTGKADITTTLNGTLAGLVAITASCAFVDPWAAVVIGLIAGVLVYGSMKMFEKLKIDDPIYALSVHGVVGIWGTLSNGIFASPALVERVGVGEAGLIYSGSFSQLWVQFYGVVISGLFAFVVSYILLLIIKAIVGLRVTEEQEIVGLDLSEHGVYGYPEQMKKTTLNG is encoded by the coding sequence GTGTTGAAAAAGGTACTGACTGCAGTTGGCGCGATGAGCTTATTGTTCCCGACGCTCGCCTTCGCGTCCGAAGGGCCGTCGAGCACGATGCTTGACATGGGTCTCAACACGATTTGGTTGATGTTATCATTCATCTTAGTGCTTCTGATGCAGGGCGGCTTTATTCTTCTCGAGACGGGCTCCACTCGAATGAAGAACGCCGGTCACGTCGCAGGCAAGACGATCTTTACGGTCGGCCTCGGCACGCTGGTGTTCTGGGCGGTCGGGTACGGCTTCATCTGGGGCGAAAACTCCAACGCCTTCTTCGCCACCGGCAGCTTCTTCTTCTCCCCGCCGATCGGCGCCGAAGAAGGGTATCCGGCTTCCATCGATTTCTTGTTCCAGCTCGCGTTCGCGATGATCTCCCTGACGATCGCCTTCGGCGGCTTCGCGGAACGCGCCAAACTGTCGGTCTACGTCTTGTTCTCGATCTTGTTCACGGCGCTGGTGTATCCGATCATCGCGCACTGGATCTGGGGCGGCGGCTGGTTGACGGGCCACAAGCAGGACTTCGCCGGTTCCACCGTCGTTCACTTGACGGGCGCCGCAGCCGCTCTTGCGGCGACGATGCTGCTCAAGCCGCGGATCGGCAAGTTCAACAAAGACGGTACGGCCAACGAAATTCACGGTCACAACCAAGTATTCACGGCCCTCGGCGTATTGCTCCTGTGGGTTGGCTGGTTCGGATTTAACGCAGGTTCGACGTTGTCCGTAGGCGACGGCTTCCTCGGTTACGTCGGCTTCACGACGATCATCGCGACGGGCGCAGGCGCCGTAGCGGCTATGTTCATCTCCTGGCTGTCCACGGGGAAGGCGGACATCACAACGACGCTGAACGGTACGCTCGCCGGCTTGGTCGCCATCACCGCGTCTTGCGCGTTCGTCGATCCTTGGGCTGCGGTCGTCATCGGTTTGATCGCAGGCGTATTGGTATACGGCAGCATGAAGATGTTCGAGAAGCTGAAGATCGACGATCCGATCTACGCATTGTCCGTACACGGCGTCGTCGGGATCTGGGGCACGCTCTCCAACGGGATCTTCGCTTCCCCGGCGCTCGTCGAGCGCGTCGGCGTCGGCGAAGCGGGTCTGATCTACTCGGGCAGCTTCAGCCAGCTGTGGGTTCAATTCTACGGCGTCGTCATATCCGGTCTGTTCGCCTTCGTAGTATCTTACATTTTGCTCCTCATCATTAAAGCGATCGTCGGCCTCCGCGTCACGGAAGAGCAAGAGATCGTCGGTCTTGACCTCAGCGAGCACGGCGTGTACGGTTATCCTGAGCAAATGAAAAAGACGACCCTCAACGGCTGA
- a CDS encoding MerR family transcriptional regulator, which produces MRGDAGGDKKLFKIGELAALCEVSPRTIDYYTKIGLIEPTERSTTNYRLYGNETLQQLKRIEWLKQQKLSLEEIKDLLLKNGKVSSEEAVTDRLTALQLHMMQLEREAKAIAPILEQLKPKQARNLLKSLSPQTAACIEALLLLIGKGPLM; this is translated from the coding sequence GTGCGAGGTGATGCAGGTGGGGATAAGAAGCTTTTCAAAATCGGGGAATTGGCGGCGCTCTGCGAGGTTAGCCCTCGTACGATCGATTACTACACGAAGATCGGTCTGATCGAACCGACCGAACGCTCCACGACCAATTATCGCCTGTACGGAAACGAAACCTTGCAGCAGCTGAAACGTATCGAATGGTTGAAGCAGCAGAAGCTTTCATTAGAAGAGATTAAAGATCTGTTGCTGAAGAACGGGAAGGTATCGTCCGAGGAAGCCGTGACCGATCGACTTACGGCGCTTCAGCTGCATATGATGCAGCTCGAACGCGAAGCGAAGGCGATCGCGCCGATTCTCGAGCAGCTGAAGCCGAAGCAGGCGCGCAACTTGCTCAAGTCGTTGTCGCCCCAGACGGCTGCATGCATCGAAGCTTTGCTGCTGTTGATCGGCAAGGGTCCATTGATGTAA
- a CDS encoding zinc metallopeptidase: MFFHPMDFLIIIAFFVSIWAQFRVKGTFKKWSSVGISSGLTGYEAARRMLDNNGLHDVPIEPVRGVLSDHYDPIHRVVRLSEPVYYESSVSAVSVACHEVGHAIQHKYAYPALVLRHRMFPLVNFTSGVAPLLLIAGFIFGAMNLVLIGIIFFSAAVAFQLVTLPVEFNASSRARELMVSEGFISNEEERGVAKVLNAAALTYVAAALISLLELVKFVMIFLGSNNDE; encoded by the coding sequence ATGTTCTTTCACCCCATGGATTTCCTGATCATCATCGCGTTCTTCGTCTCGATCTGGGCGCAGTTCCGCGTGAAGGGCACGTTCAAGAAGTGGTCGTCCGTCGGCATCAGCAGCGGCTTGACCGGATACGAAGCGGCCCGCCGCATGCTCGACAACAACGGCTTGCACGACGTTCCGATCGAACCGGTCCGCGGCGTGCTGTCGGATCACTACGACCCGATCCACCGCGTCGTCCGGTTGTCCGAGCCGGTGTATTACGAGAGCTCCGTATCCGCCGTGTCCGTCGCTTGCCACGAAGTCGGCCATGCCATTCAACACAAGTACGCTTATCCGGCGTTGGTGCTCCGTCACCGGATGTTCCCGCTCGTGAATTTCACGTCGGGCGTCGCGCCGCTGCTGCTGATCGCCGGCTTCATCTTCGGGGCCATGAATCTCGTGCTGATCGGTATCATCTTCTTCTCGGCCGCCGTCGCGTTCCAGCTCGTCACGCTGCCGGTCGAATTTAACGCCAGCTCCCGGGCCCGCGAATTGATGGTGTCCGAAGGGTTCATCTCGAACGAAGAGGAACGCGGCGTCGCGAAGGTGCTGAACGCCGCTGCGCTGACGTACGTCGCCGCCGCGCTCATTTCCTTGCTCGAGCTGGTGAAGTTCGTCATGATCTTCCTCGGCAGCAACAACGACGAATAA
- a CDS encoding LysR family transcriptional regulator codes for MELRQLQYFITVARLEHVTHAAESLRVAQSAVSRQIHQLEEELGVALFSPKGRNLQLTPAGKLFMSRAETILTDLDRAVLDLQEFMNPEAGEIRIGFPHSLGIHLLPSVIAEYRAEHPNVKFVLKQGTYHVLIRELLEGEIDLAFISPFPKEREEVEGELLLTEELKIILPPNHLLARHTTIRLEQLKDDSFVMFSESYSLRSIVLEACRKAGFSPRIGFEGEEMDTIRGLVAAGLGVSLLPEMALIETSPMMPVSVRVTEPQVLRTIGLIRRRGEKLPLVAEAFRNFVIRHMDTKNRLP; via the coding sequence ATGGAGCTGCGACAATTGCAATACTTCATTACCGTGGCGCGCCTCGAGCACGTGACGCACGCCGCGGAGTCGCTGCGCGTCGCGCAATCCGCGGTCAGCCGTCAGATCCATCAGCTCGAGGAGGAGCTGGGCGTGGCGCTGTTTTCGCCGAAGGGGCGGAACCTGCAGCTGACGCCGGCCGGCAAGCTGTTCATGAGCCGCGCGGAGACGATTCTGACCGATCTCGATCGGGCGGTGCTCGACCTGCAGGAGTTCATGAATCCGGAAGCGGGCGAAATCCGCATCGGCTTCCCGCACAGCCTCGGCATCCATCTGCTGCCGAGCGTCATCGCGGAATATCGAGCCGAGCATCCGAACGTGAAATTCGTGCTGAAGCAAGGCACGTATCACGTGCTCATTCGGGAATTGCTCGAGGGAGAGATCGATCTCGCCTTCATCTCCCCGTTCCCGAAGGAGCGCGAGGAAGTGGAAGGGGAGCTGCTGCTGACGGAGGAGCTGAAGATCATTCTGCCGCCTAACCACCTGTTGGCGCGACATACGACGATTCGGCTGGAGCAGCTGAAGGACGACTCGTTCGTCATGTTCAGCGAGAGCTATTCATTGCGTTCGATCGTGCTGGAAGCGTGCCGGAAGGCGGGGTTCTCTCCGCGCATAGGCTTCGAGGGCGAGGAGATGGATACGATCCGCGGACTCGTGGCCGCCGGCCTCGGCGTCAGTCTGCTGCCGGAGATGGCGCTCATCGAGACGAGCCCCATGATGCCGGTGAGCGTGCGGGTGACGGAGCCGCAGGTGCTGCGTACGATCGGGCTGATTCGCCGGCGAGGGGAGAAGCTGCCGCTCGTCGCCGAGGCGTTCCGCAATTTCGTCATACGACATATGGATACGAAGAATCGCCTTCCCTGA
- a CDS encoding rhomboid family intramembrane serine protease, which produces MFLRYENFREYIRFYPVNTIILAICVVAHVGFAAAASAYGVPAPILKQIFGGFVKSLEQGIVPEYWRYISSAFLHADFGHLLFNGFAIFVFAPPLERALGPMRYAVLFLFSAVMGNIFTNFYAGEVFSLGASGAVYGIFGAYVYYMIFHRKAMDPQSKKTIQTILIVGVVYSIVVPHVNLYAHLGGFVGGLILNGLYTKVLQGRYR; this is translated from the coding sequence ATGTTTCTTAGGTACGAAAACTTTCGCGAATATATTCGCTTTTATCCCGTAAACACGATCATCCTCGCGATTTGCGTCGTCGCGCATGTCGGATTCGCCGCCGCGGCGTCGGCGTACGGCGTGCCGGCACCGATTTTGAAGCAAATATTCGGCGGATTCGTGAAGAGTCTGGAGCAGGGCATCGTTCCCGAATATTGGCGTTATATATCGTCGGCGTTCCTGCATGCCGACTTCGGACATCTTCTGTTCAACGGCTTCGCGATTTTCGTGTTCGCGCCGCCGCTGGAACGGGCGCTCGGACCGATGCGGTACGCGGTGTTGTTTTTATTTTCCGCCGTCATGGGCAACATCTTCACGAACTTCTATGCCGGCGAAGTATTCTCGCTCGGCGCCAGCGGCGCCGTCTACGGCATCTTCGGCGCGTACGTGTACTACATGATCTTCCACCGCAAAGCGATGGATCCGCAGTCGAAGAAGACGATCCAGACGATCCTGATCGTGGGCGTCGTCTACTCCATCGTCGTGCCGCACGTGAATTTGTACGCGCACTTGGGCGGGTTCGTCGGCGGCTTGATTCTGAACGGGCTGTACACCAAAGTATTGCAAGGACGGTATCGCTGA
- the tpx gene encoding thiol peroxidase, giving the protein MAVERTGVATLKGNPLTLVGPELKAGDQAPDFTVNKSLVDSASLKDFAGKIKLVSVVPSIDTGVCDAQTRRFNEEASKLGDNVVVITISNDLPMAQGRWCGAAGIDKVTMLSDYKNVSFGDAYGVHIKELRLLMRSIFVIDQNDKIAYVEYLSEMTEHPNYEAALEAVRALQ; this is encoded by the coding sequence ATGGCAGTCGAAAGAACCGGAGTAGCTACGCTGAAGGGCAACCCGCTGACGTTGGTGGGTCCCGAATTGAAAGCGGGCGACCAAGCTCCCGATTTCACCGTAAATAAAAGTCTCGTCGATTCCGCATCCCTGAAGGATTTCGCGGGCAAAATCAAGCTCGTCAGCGTCGTTCCTTCGATCGACACGGGCGTATGCGACGCGCAGACGCGCCGCTTCAACGAAGAAGCGTCGAAGCTCGGCGACAACGTCGTCGTCATTACGATCTCCAACGACCTGCCGATGGCGCAAGGCCGCTGGTGCGGGGCCGCCGGCATCGACAAAGTCACGATGCTGTCGGATTACAAGAACGTCTCCTTCGGCGACGCGTACGGCGTACATATCAAGGAACTGCGCCTCTTGATGCGTTCGATCTTCGTCATCGATCAGAACGACAAGATCGCTTACGTCGAATACTTGTCCGAGATGACCGAGCATCCGAATTACGAAGCGGCGTTGGAAGCCGTCCGCGCGCTGCAATAA
- a CDS encoding DUF1499 domain-containing protein yields the protein MLKRTLIGLIRSHEQTGEKATRPELKTRYYKLSRDKLWEEVISILKKKPGYKLLHEVKNVGEIVLEKRTVTGRVQDITLTVFSLNPLKSAIDIYSASRGSLGDLGSNYRTILDIFKSIDAKLKEHKISN from the coding sequence TTGTTAAAGAGAACGCTCATCGGACTGATCCGCAGTCACGAGCAGACGGGGGAGAAAGCGACCCGGCCGGAATTGAAGACGAGGTACTATAAGCTGTCTCGCGATAAGCTGTGGGAAGAGGTCATCTCGATCCTCAAGAAGAAACCGGGGTATAAGCTGCTGCATGAGGTGAAGAACGTCGGGGAGATCGTGCTCGAGAAGCGAACGGTCACCGGACGAGTGCAGGATATCACGTTGACGGTATTTTCGCTCAACCCGTTGAAATCCGCTATCGACATCTATTCGGCGTCGCGCGGCTCGCTAGGCGATCTCGGCTCGAACTACCGTACGATCCTGGACATCTTCAAGTCGATCGACGCGAAGCTGAAGGAACATAAAATCTCGAACTAG
- the sleB gene encoding spore cortex-lytic enzyme, which yields MKEQERSRRPRGRLFWLVKVAMCAALLAAGVAVAPQPILSFAEWYWIMEQGDTGDDVAELQSRLRFLGFYGGIVDGSFGSGTRTAVVGFQREFGLPADGRVGPQTKLKLGNATKGWNSSYLAEYVAGGSAPRRNASAGSPTKSTSGFSREDLMILARTVHGEARGEPYEGQVAVAAVVLNRINNPAFPNTISGVVFQPGAFTAVDDGQIWLEPNESAHKAVNDALNGWDPSGGAMYYFNPVTATSKWIWSRPQIKRIGKHIFCM from the coding sequence ATGAAGGAACAGGAACGTTCGCGGCGGCCGAGAGGCCGCCTTTTTTGGTTGGTTAAGGTGGCGATGTGCGCCGCGCTGCTCGCGGCCGGCGTCGCCGTCGCGCCGCAGCCGATTCTTTCGTTCGCGGAATGGTATTGGATCATGGAGCAGGGCGATACCGGGGACGACGTCGCGGAGCTGCAGTCGCGGCTGCGGTTCCTAGGGTTCTATGGGGGCATCGTCGACGGCAGCTTCGGCAGCGGCACGCGAACGGCGGTCGTCGGCTTCCAACGCGAGTTCGGCCTGCCGGCGGACGGACGGGTCGGCCCGCAGACGAAGCTGAAGCTGGGCAACGCAACGAAAGGGTGGAACTCTTCGTACTTGGCCGAATACGTCGCCGGCGGCAGCGCGCCGAGGCGCAACGCGAGCGCCGGGTCGCCGACGAAGTCGACGTCCGGCTTCAGCCGCGAGGACCTGATGATCCTCGCGCGAACCGTCCACGGCGAAGCGCGCGGGGAGCCGTACGAAGGGCAAGTCGCCGTCGCCGCCGTCGTGCTCAACCGCATTAACAACCCGGCGTTCCCGAACACGATCTCGGGCGTCGTCTTCCAACCGGGGGCGTTCACCGCGGTCGACGACGGTCAAATTTGGCTCGAGCCGAACGAGTCGGCGCACAAGGCCGTCAACGACGCGTTGAACGGCTGGGACCCGTCCGGCGGCGCGATGTATTATTTCAATCCGGTGACCGCGACGTCGAAGTGGATTTGGAGCCGGCCGCAGATTAAACGGATCGGGAAACACATTTTCTGTATGTAG
- a CDS encoding YesL family protein codes for MEFRGLMGGFYRISEWIMRLSVTNVLWIVTAFPVFFFVLNLFVATDEQQVQAFLLAIAVLAPFTLFPSTSAMFALARKWVTGDGDVPLLKTFFRSYKENYLQSMIGGIFFMVLLTVLFFNFRFYAGQTGYTGLLAYLFIALTVMAFLAVFNFFCIIVHLHMKTLQLIKNALLITIGQPVRTVLIGVSNVVVLYISIFQFTFLLPFFTGSLIAIVTFWHFHNGFRKIMTKQEELEAKRAEQAEQAAAEADAENGQAGR; via the coding sequence GTGGAATTTCGCGGACTGATGGGCGGGTTTTATCGCATCTCGGAGTGGATCATGCGCTTGTCGGTGACCAACGTATTGTGGATTGTTACGGCGTTCCCTGTATTTTTCTTCGTGCTGAACTTGTTCGTCGCGACGGACGAACAGCAGGTTCAGGCGTTCTTGCTGGCGATCGCCGTCCTCGCGCCGTTCACGCTGTTTCCGTCGACGTCCGCGATGTTCGCGCTCGCGCGCAAGTGGGTGACGGGAGACGGGGACGTCCCGCTGCTGAAGACGTTCTTCCGGTCGTATAAGGAGAATTATCTACAGAGCATGATCGGCGGCATTTTCTTTATGGTGCTGCTGACCGTCCTGTTTTTTAATTTCCGCTTCTATGCGGGACAGACGGGGTATACCGGTCTGCTGGCGTACTTGTTCATCGCGCTGACGGTCATGGCGTTCCTCGCGGTGTTCAACTTCTTCTGCATTATCGTGCACCTGCATATGAAGACGCTTCAATTAATCAAGAACGCGCTGCTCATTACGATCGGTCAACCGGTTCGTACGGTGCTGATCGGCGTCTCGAACGTCGTCGTGCTGTACATCAGCATTTTCCAATTTACGTTCCTGCTGCCGTTCTTCACGGGCAGCCTGATCGCGATCGTGACGTTCTGGCACTTCCACAACGGCTTCCGCAAGATCATGACGAAGCAGGAAGAGCTCGAGGCGAAGCGCGCGGAGCAGGCGGAACAAGCGGCGGCGGAGGCCGATGCGGAGAACGGTCAAGCCGGCCGGTAA